The following DNA comes from Haemorhous mexicanus isolate bHaeMex1 chromosome 19, bHaeMex1.pri, whole genome shotgun sequence.
ttGGTTTGTCCAGGTCTACAAACTGTCAGCTCAGGTGATTTTGTTCCTAGGAGAGATGTTACCCAGAATAAAGCGTAGCAGAGAAAGACAAAAGCCCCTGAAAAAGTCAGCCTTCCCCTTCTGTTATTTGTTTTCAGGCAGGATAAATTTAACTTAGTCACTTAAGATGTCACACAAAGGAAAAGTTGTCCAGGCAGCCAATAGTTCAGGCATTATTTTTGTTCTCCCCTTCTGCTCTCTGGTGTCACTACAACAATCTCACTCTCAGCAGACTTCACGACTCAGCTATAATCAGAACCCACAGTGTGCAGAACTGGTTTTCCCCTCATTTCTTACCATAGCTGTCAATCATTATTTTAACGCATCTTCAATAAAGACAGAGTTCATGCACAGCATTTCTCCACTTCTGTCAACAGGATCACAGAAGTTTTCATATTCATACAGATCATTTGCTCAGCTTTCACAGTTTATAAATCAGCCAGATTCTTACATGCTCTCTCAAACAGTAAGTTATGCTTGGCAGTGGACTAGTTTTATTTAGCAGTTCTCTTCACCACAGATACTACACCAGGAAGCATTTTACACTCTGCAACTCCATCATTTGTAGGGCTTTTCTCATGAGTGGCAGTCTCAGTGTTGCAGTTCCAGTAATGTAGCAATGTAGGTGCTATGGATGGTCTTGTAGGGACCAATGCTCATAAGAATTTTTCATAATAtattgattttttcccctttcaggtagttctttttgatttttatatCAGAACAGTAAGGCAGGAAAAGTCAAAAGAACTGCAAGAAATTCCTAGTCAGGGTCTAATGTAAAATGTTTTCCCTAATATGTCTGAAAATGAGGAGAAATAATTAGTGGCAATATTTCTCTCATGCCAAGAGGAGGTTACTAAACAAAAAGCAGATACAGAAATCTGTTACAATAAGAAGGCACTAATGCCAAGACAAGAACCTCCAGATAATGAAGGGTAAGTCCACACACAGGACAGTGGAATGGCTCATCAGTATagtacagagaagaaaacagaagtgctGTTTATAAACAGTAAAGTCACTGCAGAAGATAAGAATAGGGAAATATTATATATGTGATAAGCTATACCAACACAAAGGGGCCATCATGCATTGCTACCCCCTCCCTTCTCTTAAACAGCATGTTTTACAAggctgtcaaaaaaaaaaaatttcaagtaAAACCCCTGTGAAGCTTAATTCAGACACTTTGAAATCAcagcaaatatatatatttgtgtatctGTAAGCATTTATCtctttcccatggctactgTATTTGTGTGCTGTGAAAACCAGAAGCTAACAACATTAAAGACTATTAAATGGGAATGGCTGTTCTTTAGACAAGGCAAATTGGCCATTTAACACGAAACAgtcaaagaaaattttaaatataaaaatgtcatattaatttaaaaacatgtttaattaatgttaaaaattaattttatcccaaattcctattgaaaatcctggggaaaaaagggggaggaaaCTGTTACTTACTATTATTTTACCTTCAACATTTCCCAGGACCTTCACGGTGTCCAAATGAACCACCCCTGTACACCAGGGTGTCATTACTGCCTACCTTTTTAATTGGTGTTTGAAGTAACAGTTAACCATGTAAACTTTTAGTTAAAGGcaccaaaaatttaaaaattggcTGACGTGTGAAAAGTGCCTCCATTTCCCAAAAGTAACATGAAATAACATGTCCAGTGGGGAAAACTATCCAAATAAAGGAACCATAGCTTCTGGTTTTTCCTAATGATTGGGGATTACTGCCTTGGGAGGGaaagaaggagggggagataAAAGACCAAATACTgatgaaggagaaagaaaaagaaggaaagagaataaGGAGCAGAAGGTGCACTTACTGTTTGGTTATCTTCATACAGCTTCAAGTCATACCCACTCAGCTCCACACAGAAAATTATTGCTGTAACCCCCTCAAAACAGTGGATCCACTTTTTGCGTTCAGATCTCTGTCCACCCACATCCACCATTTTGAAAGTCAGCTCTTTGAAGGTGAACTTATTTTCTACAATCCCTGTGGTCATGTCCCGAGACCGCAGAATATCTTCCACCGTGGGGATGTAGTCCAGGGCTGCGATCCGTTCCAGGTCGTTCAGGTAGTAGGCAGCGTTGTCCTCCAGGTGGTACTCGTTGGAGCGGCAAAAACACTCCTGCACACCAGGGTCTGCCCACAGCCTCTTCATCACCCCCAGCAGCTCCGGGGTGATCTCCCCTTTGCTCTCAGCTGGGCCCGTCAGGGCAAAAAGCTGCACTGCATCGTATGCTCGGTCAGGATTGTGAAATTCTATCTTGAGGGTGGCCAGAGCCCGAATGATACGTGTGAGAGAGTCAATTGCATTATAGATAATCAGAGGTTTGTATTCCTTACAGGCCTCCAAGTTAAAGCCACCGCTGTGAATGATTTTCATCTGCTTTACGATAGTACTCTTCCCAGAATTGCTGGTGCCCAGGAGGAGCAGTTTTATCTCTCTCCGTTGTCGCTGGCTTTCAGAGCGCAGGTGGCGGTCAATCCTCCGCGACCGCCGCGCTGCCTCTTTCTCCTCCGAGCTTTGCCGACATCCCATGGTACAGCAGGCAGGTACAGAAGGGAAGGGGTGCAGATTGGCTCACTCTGTTGGTGTCTCTCCAAAAGATCTGCGCTGTCTTTCAGTTCTCGTGCCAGCTACACTCTGAATGGAACAATGGTCACTATCCAATACCTGATGATCCCCGATGCCTACAGCCACCTAATTGAGTCCCAGCAAGGGTGCAAACCCATGTAGGTGTGCAGCCACAGAAATAGTCTCTTCAGCAGATCTCATGGCACTCCCCTTTACGGTGTGTGAACTGTGGCACATTCCTGTTAATGACGGGACACTTCCCTCTGCCACAGTTTGTCTAAAACCATCAGACACCCATTTCTGTTCTGCATAATGAGTTGGCTGCCTTCTGTCCAAAGGTAAGGAGCCGCACTTTCGCCTTCTCTGCTCTAGCCTTTTCTTCTTCGTGTTCTCTGGTTGCTGTGGTGATGCTGCGAGATAAAGCTGAAGCTCTTTTCACTGGTACTGtagttgttttgtttctcttccccCACTTCTTCAGCTGATCCAGTTCAGCTCTGTAAATCTGTGCTTTCCACCTGCCAAAcaatgggaaaataaatgaatgagAGACTCCGCTTCCTTGCAGCAAGCCACTCACTTTCTCCTCCACTTCTAGACTTCTAAACCTTTTATTATGCCAAATGGAAaatacagatggaaaaaaatgtaaagaaaagaaaatatctaaAGTTATAGTAAAAACATAGGGACAGCTGAAACTCGCAAACGAAGAAAATGTGGCTTCTGAACAATAGTAAATCAAATCTCCCTTTCAGCCTTCTGTGTTTTATTATCTAAACCTACGTGAAAACAAACAGTGCTGAGCTATGCCCCAGTTTCTCCCTCAGCAAGAGCTTATGGCagtgcttttcctgcagctctgttctGACTGGTTTGTCTGAAGTAGAAAATGAAAACTCACAACTTTTCCCAGCCTCTCTATTTATATCAATATCTTGTACTCAGACAGATGTCCTCCTGAGTTTTCTTTCATCTTATCTATCTCCACTGAACATTTAAATAACCAAATTAAGAAGCAAAATACTCTGATTAACTTTGCTTCATGAATTCGAGAAAGGAAGAGTTACTGATCTTTGTAACAGCTCTTTTCCCCTTGGGGAACAGTATTGTTAAACACAGTACCTGCATCTTGCTTAATCAATAAAGAGATGCAAACTTCGTAAGCTTCTTTCCATAGCCAAGCAGCTAAGTGGTTTTGAGCCTCCTCTCTTACCATTTCAATACAGGAAAATTCTGAGCTACAGTAAAAGAGAACAGGGACTACAAGGTGAATTTTTCATACAAGAAGCACACGAAACACCATCCCAAGCAGGGGCAGAGAGCTTTTCAGTGACTGTTGGAGCAATTATTCTTTCCCAGATTAGAGTTTAAGCCTACTAGCTGGAActctgcagaaggcagcagcaggaagcagtTACTCTGGCAGAGGGAAAACACATTACTAACAGCTGACTGGTGATCATTTGCCTCTCTTCTAGGAAGGGCTTGCTGCTCCCACTAAGCTCTGAGCACAGTGGGCAGCGGAATCACAGATGTCACGGCTTCCTCCCCGagtgctgccccagcacaccttggcacctctcctgctgcctgcttaCTTGGGCCTGGAGGCTTCTCAGTGAGTGCCTTTGCAAACCAAAGCACACAGCACTGAGATCCTTACAGAAACTTGCAGTCTACTAAAGACAACTTTCAGAAACTTGCAGTCTACTAAAGACAACTTTCTACTACATTTTAATAAAACTAAGTGTCCCAATACCATTTTCAAAGTTGCCCTACAAGCCTTTAGAAGTTTTCCTGTTTGAACTTACCAATATTTAAATGCAGGTgtgacaataaaataaaatacatgttaAAGAGAAAATTCCACACTACCAGGAGGGAGACAGAATGCTCCAAGACAGATGTTGAGCCTCAAGCTATTGTGAGAAAAGTTTAACTACTTGCAGCCTTGTGTACTTGACTTTCTAACTAACCATATTCTAGTGGTTATTAGAATATGGTTAGAATTATATTCTAAACTAATCTCACTCTGAGTTGTTCTAAACTATCCAGGCAGTACAG
Coding sequences within:
- the GNAZ gene encoding guanine nucleotide-binding protein G(z) subunit alpha, which produces MGCRQSSEEKEAARRSRRIDRHLRSESQRQRREIKLLLLGTSNSGKSTIVKQMKIIHSGGFNLEACKEYKPLIIYNAIDSLTRIIRALATLKIEFHNPDRAYDAVQLFALTGPAESKGEITPELLGVMKRLWADPGVQECFCRSNEYHLEDNAAYYLNDLERIAALDYIPTVEDILRSRDMTTGIVENKFTFKELTFKMVDVGGQRSERKKWIHCFEGVTAIIFCVELSGYDLKLYEDNQTSRMAESLRLFDSICNNNWFINTSLILFLNKKDLLAEKIRRIPLTVCFPEYKGQNTYEEAAVYIQRQFEDLNRNKETKEIYSHFTCATDTSNIQFVFDAVTDVIIQNNLKYIGLC